Proteins from a genomic interval of Candidatus Eisenbacteria bacterium:
- the uvrA gene encoding excinuclease ABC subunit UvrA has translation MTPKPVPPASIAIRGARQHNLQNLDLDLPRGRLTVITGVSGSGKSSLAFDTLYAEGQRRYVESVSTYAKQFLDRLPRPDVDAIHGLTPAVAIQQVSSARSARSTVGTTTEIYDYLRLLFARLGTVHCGSCGLPVTADSAQSIADETHAWPEGETLLVLAPIALSSRVPWPELAPHLLRAGYTRILLDDEVVSLDPPPKLKARAKEALIVIDRFTWRASERQRLVDSCEQAFRRGEGRLRLRRGSAAIEKKSERWECSHCGAQSLKPEPVLFSFNSPMGACPACRGFGNVLTFTLDRIVPDPSKTLREGAIRPWAGSWKRIFWPRLQKCAAELRIPLDVPWQKLSAEHRRFLIEGGEGFRGAIPFLERLQSKSYKVGNRFVVKRYQSALPCAACGGTRLRSEALRVRLGGQTIAEVSARPVREVSEWIPALSFTDREREIAGPVLAEIQSRLAFLLRVELGYLTLDRLTRTLSGGEAQRIELANALGANLADTLYVLDEPTVGLHPRDSQRLAELLGELASRGNTLVVVEHEPLLMHAADHLVDLGPGAGEQGGRLLYDGPGGPAIDRAETETARYLRGEKRVSRERRAGAAEEFLIVEGAKQHNLKNVTARFPLGRLTAVTGVSGSGKSSLVEDVLYRAACRHFAEEPAEEIGAHRAVRGLMRLKRVAMVDQTPIGKTPRSCPVTYLGAYSALRRLYASQPAALARGLGDGAFSFNTPGGRCETCEGAGWVTIEMYFLADLLVPCETCGGSRFRREVLDVHYRGVNIREALELTADQAFVHFGREPRFTRQLQVLRRVGLGYLKLGQPANQLSGGEAQRLKIARELSEKGTGPTLYLLDEPTVGLHFADVQRLLEVLDDLTARGDTVIVVEHNLDVIRNADWVVDLGPEGGEGGGRLLAEGPPEAIVACEESWTGRFLRERDPAPAERVAEAPRSR, from the coding sequence GTGACCCCGAAGCCGGTTCCACCCGCGTCCATCGCCATCCGCGGCGCGCGGCAGCACAACCTCCAGAACCTCGATCTGGACCTTCCGCGCGGCCGGCTCACGGTGATCACCGGCGTCTCGGGCTCGGGCAAGTCATCGCTGGCGTTCGACACGCTCTACGCCGAAGGCCAGCGGCGCTACGTCGAGTCGGTCTCGACGTACGCCAAGCAGTTCCTCGATCGGCTGCCGCGTCCCGACGTGGACGCGATCCACGGGCTGACTCCCGCGGTGGCGATCCAGCAGGTCTCGTCGGCGCGAAGCGCGCGCTCGACCGTGGGCACGACGACCGAGATCTACGACTACCTTCGCCTGCTGTTCGCGCGGCTCGGCACCGTGCATTGCGGAAGCTGCGGCCTGCCGGTCACGGCCGACAGCGCGCAGAGCATCGCCGATGAAACGCATGCCTGGCCCGAAGGCGAGACCCTGCTGGTGCTGGCGCCGATCGCGCTCTCGTCGCGGGTCCCGTGGCCCGAGCTCGCTCCGCATCTGCTGCGGGCCGGTTACACCCGCATCCTGCTGGACGACGAAGTGGTCTCGCTCGATCCGCCGCCGAAGCTCAAGGCGCGCGCCAAGGAAGCACTGATCGTCATCGATCGCTTCACCTGGCGCGCATCCGAGCGGCAGCGTCTCGTGGACTCGTGCGAGCAGGCCTTCCGTCGCGGCGAGGGCCGCCTTCGCCTGCGTCGCGGCTCAGCGGCGATCGAGAAGAAGAGCGAGCGCTGGGAGTGCTCGCACTGCGGCGCCCAGAGCCTGAAGCCCGAGCCGGTGCTGTTCTCGTTCAATAGTCCCATGGGCGCGTGTCCTGCGTGCCGCGGCTTCGGCAACGTGCTCACCTTCACGCTCGATCGCATCGTTCCCGATCCATCCAAGACCCTTCGTGAAGGCGCGATCCGCCCGTGGGCAGGCTCGTGGAAGCGCATCTTCTGGCCGCGGCTCCAGAAGTGCGCGGCCGAGCTCCGCATCCCCCTCGACGTGCCGTGGCAGAAGCTGAGCGCGGAGCACCGCCGCTTCCTGATCGAGGGAGGCGAGGGCTTCCGCGGCGCGATCCCGTTCCTCGAGCGGCTGCAGTCGAAGTCGTACAAGGTCGGAAATCGGTTCGTGGTGAAGCGCTACCAGAGCGCGCTGCCATGCGCGGCCTGCGGGGGAACACGGCTGCGCTCGGAGGCGCTGCGCGTGCGGTTGGGTGGACAGACGATCGCCGAGGTCTCGGCGCGGCCGGTGCGCGAGGTATCGGAGTGGATCCCTGCTTTGAGCTTCACCGACCGCGAGCGCGAGATCGCCGGCCCGGTGCTGGCCGAGATCCAGTCGCGACTCGCGTTCCTGCTGCGGGTCGAGCTCGGTTATCTCACGCTCGACCGCCTCACCCGGACGTTGTCGGGCGGCGAGGCGCAGCGGATCGAGCTGGCCAACGCGCTCGGCGCCAACCTGGCCGACACGCTTTACGTGCTCGACGAGCCCACGGTCGGCCTCCATCCGCGCGACAGCCAGCGGCTGGCGGAGCTCCTGGGCGAGCTGGCCTCGCGCGGCAACACGCTGGTGGTGGTCGAGCACGAGCCTCTGCTCATGCACGCGGCGGATCACCTCGTGGACCTCGGACCGGGCGCCGGCGAGCAGGGAGGCCGCCTGCTCTACGACGGACCCGGAGGGCCGGCGATCGATCGGGCCGAAACCGAGACCGCCCGTTACCTGCGCGGCGAGAAGCGCGTGTCACGCGAGCGGCGCGCCGGCGCGGCGGAAGAATTCCTGATCGTCGAAGGTGCCAAGCAGCACAACCTGAAGAACGTCACCGCGCGCTTCCCGCTCGGCCGGCTGACCGCGGTCACGGGAGTGTCGGGCTCGGGCAAGAGCAGCCTGGTCGAGGACGTGCTCTACCGCGCCGCCTGCCGCCACTTCGCGGAGGAGCCGGCGGAGGAGATCGGCGCGCATCGCGCGGTCCGCGGGCTCATGCGGCTGAAGCGCGTGGCGATGGTCGACCAGACGCCGATCGGGAAGACGCCGCGCTCGTGCCCCGTCACCTACCTCGGCGCCTACTCAGCACTCCGCCGCCTGTACGCCTCGCAGCCCGCCGCGCTGGCGCGCGGGCTCGGCGACGGCGCGTTCTCGTTCAATACGCCCGGCGGGCGATGCGAGACCTGCGAAGGCGCCGGATGGGTGACGATCGAGATGTACTTCCTCGCCGACCTGCTGGTGCCTTGCGAGACCTGCGGAGGCTCGCGCTTCCGGCGCGAGGTGCTCGATGTCCACTACCGGGGCGTCAACATTCGCGAGGCGCTCGAGCTGACCGCCGACCAGGCGTTCGTGCACTTCGGCCGCGAGCCGAGGTTCACGCGACAGCTCCAGGTGCTGCGCCGCGTGGGCCTCGGCTACCTGAAGCTCGGGCAGCCCGCCAACCAGCTCTCGGGCGGCGAAGCCCAGCGTCTCAAGATCGCGCGCGAGCTGTCGGAGAAGGGGACGGGGCCGACGCTCTATCTGCTCGACGAGCCGACGGTGGGCCTCCACTTCGCCGACGTGCAGCGCCTGCTCGAGGTGCTCGACGATCTCACCGCGCGCGGCGACACGGTGATCGTGGTGGAGCACAATCTCGACGTGATCCGCAATGCCGACTGGGTGGTGGATCTCGGCCCGGAAGGCGGGGAAGGCGGTGGGCGCCTGCTCGCGGAGGGA